The genomic region agacatttgtaaggaagaatgggaaaagatacctcaaacaagaattgaaagactcttggctggctacaagaagcgtttccaagctgtgatacttgccaaaggggggggggggggggggggggggggggggatgtacaaggtattaactctgcaggctGCCCAAACGTATGCAGAcgccatttctttgttttctgttatttttaaagtgtaaatgatggagacaaaatctaactttttgtgacatgtacgaaggtctaatctgtcatttgatgccttttggagatttttccatcttttcttggcttctttatgcacattaatacaaatttttacctagggtgcccaaactttcgagccccactgtatgaaTGTAGCGTAAGCCAGGTCTAAAATTGACCGATAGCTAAGCCCTTTCATGTCCTGCAGTGAATAGTGCAGACACATGCTATTGGTAAGCTGTTGATGACTGAtgtgtttgtacatttatttgaaaggaGCTGTCCCGTTGTAAAAAATGACTGCACACACCGCCTCATATTATAATGTACCTGCAGCTGCATTGCACTGATCACATGAGAGTAATGAATGCCTCATGATATACAAGATAGTTTGACCTTCTAGACATTGGagacacatacatgcacacatcacCGGTGGCTGTGGATTATCCTGAGCCAGGGGAACATGAGTACCGGCAGGAGCTTGCCTTttaggaaaggaggagaggagagtcatagaaaaatgtCTTTCCATCTATGGAAGGATAtagaaatgtggaaaatgtttaAAGGTGCATTCCAGTTAAAAACTCAgacatttcaaattgtatttgtgCAGCAATAGGATAGATGATAGAAAGTAACTATTGTGCTGTTTCCCCTCCCTTTTGTACTTCTGTGATGCTGAGTTAGATACTTTAAAGATGACGTTATCAGTGAAAGAACATGTCTTTTTATGAATGGATGATTTAGATATGGGGCTGTGTCTGGTCCCGCCCTGGGGATGCTTAACACAACCTCCTCCTTAACCTGCACTGCAGAACTTTTCTCTGATCTTCACAAACACTCTGACAAAAGTGCCTGGGTCTGCATACACACCCCGAGTCAGAAGATGGGGAGGAGGGTGAGGCAGGGAGGAGAGCACAGAGAGGAGGAGTGAATGGGGGggatggaggagagaaagagaatacGTGGGACACAGGGGCAGGTGCGGGAGGAGGGGCTGAgggatgaggagagagagagagagagagagagagagagagagagagagagagagatgtggcaTGCAGCCAACGGAGAGGACAGGGAAAAGTTGTGAGGTAGCCGGAGGGACGGGCAGGGAGAAGAGTCAGTGTCATTGGTGCTCTGCTAAGTAGGAATGAGAGCAACGGCTTTTCCTCCTGTCCGTCAGTCTCTCTgcgtttctgtctgtctttctgattgtctctccctttcttttctaATTGTCTCTCATCCTGGCTGGCGCTGCAACGTTGCTGGCTCTGCAGTGAAAGTGCTGGCTAGTGGATTCTCCTTGAGTGAACCCTGACTGTGCGCAGTGTTTGCCACTCCGTTACTGTCCTGTCCACCCTGACTCAGCTGTGCAGGCAGCCTGCAGGCACAAACACCGGCTGCAGGAGCAGGTAGGCATGACAAAACTTGAAATGTGCATGTTCTATTTTTTCCTTTACCGTTCCCCTTTCACAATAGCCATCACACAGGAAACATGCAATCACACATtatatttgcaaaataaaaaataaacttatacTGTCTTTGCTTATATAGGGACTTACTGTAAATGTCCTATTTTGGGATTTcagtttaacttttttcttctttccttctctctctttgtgtttcttctccCTTCTCTCATTTGCCCTCTGTCTAACCTACAGTCTCTTCAACAGGAGTGCTGTGAGGGTTGGCGGGCAGTCCTCGTACCCCCGGGACTAGTGAAGGAGCCCAACTGGGACGTGCATCGTTTGGTGTCCAGAAACCCAGACAGCACCTTCCAGATTTAATCCAGTAAACCCCAGAGGCCAAGTTGTACTAAAGGATATTATACGAGCTATCTGGAGCCTGCTGGATCCTGCAGCAGTTTTTGTTTCGGAGCAGATCTGGCTGCCATGGAGGTCCAGTGGGTTGGGGTTGAAGTCCCGAGGCTGAGCCCTCCACACACAGCTGTCGGCCTGATCTTCTCTATGCTGCTTGGTAATGTCTGGCTCTCACTTTACGTCACATTTCTTTAGTTGCTCTGTGAATGTTATGCCACAGCTGATGTGCACTTTGCCTCCTCATTTCTCTTTTTGGAAaatttcaaagttgttttttgttttcactcccTAATAAATACCAAAAGCTTGTGCCAACATCAGTGTCTGTGTTATTATGCAGAGCAATGATACTGTGGCTTTCCCAAATCTAACATTGACCTTCATCAGCTTCTGAGCTATGTAGGTGTTAGctgaaattgtatttagagCATGTGTCGATACAGTAGGTTTCACAGAAGGTTAATGCTTTGGTGACATGACTAGTTTGCCTGATTATTGCAGCAGTTGCATTTTTAATCTCATGAGCAAATTGTGCTGCTGGTTTTGCCCAGAAACAGATAAGGACTATGAAGATAAAGTGTTTGGACAATAGTTATTGCAATCCTTCAGTTTGGCATCATCTGTAATGCATAGGTTTGGATTGGTATTGTGTGTCCTCAGAAGGAAATGTCAGCAGAAGAGTGGCCCTTGTGCTAGGAAAGCTGTGTCAGACTGCAGTCACTCTAGAAGAGGCCCTGACATTTACAGCATATTGTGCCGGACAAGCAGTGTCTAGTAAAACATCACTTTTAATTTCATTCGATTAATCAATTCCTGAGATTAAGAATGAGTTTTACAGACCGTACAGTAACATCACAGTGGATCTCCAGATCTGACAGTGTTGTCTCAAGTAAATTCAGTCGGAGATCTGAGACTGACAGTGGTGATAGTGTACTATGTGTGTTACAGTGTTTTGACACACAGTGTCAGGAgtgattatttgattatttttttgcctGAGATGCCAACCTGacatttccaataaaaaaatgcatcccATTTAAATCTAATTTCCGTCATAATTGACACTTACACATCCTGCAGACTGGCATAGATGTTGCCATTCTGCATGTATCATGCATTTGCCATTATGTAAAAAACTCACTATTTTGAGTAAACAATACCTGTTAATATGATGGtcaatatatttatgtttaacaccATTTCTAACATTGTTTCTACATTTATTACTCACTACTAACAGTACATACTTCTCAGGTTGTTTTTTACCTACTCATGGGTGTGGAGCATCAGCGGAGCAATAGTCCAGCAAGCACACATTAAAAGATGAACCATCCATGAGAAAATGGTCTCTGACATTATGAGTAGGAAGTGTCGGCTGCTACTCTTAAAACATTACCACTCTGGTAAAATTGATTATAATAATTCTCaatccatttaaaatattatctcccatttacacacataaacTGTCCCAACAGTGGAAATGTGTTGCAgagtaaacattttaatgttgtattcaGAACAAGAATGGCTATTTCTTGCTTACAGGTGTGGTCTTTATTTAGAATgaacaacaaacattttgacCTTTTATAGCCCAAACTGCACGGTAGACTTAACCAGCAGATGCAGGTGGCCTAGTAGCAGAGAGAAAGATGCTGCAGCAGTTTCCCATGAGCATCATTaccatatttctcctgtatgaAGTGGTTAAGAAGGTACCACACTGTACATTACACTTGTTAAGCAGCAGAAACACTGCTGTAGTGATCTTATGTCTCTGCATTTTGGTTTCCAATACCCTGTTCATGTAAATTTAGAATTTTGTTCCACTCTGCAAGACACCATGTGTTGATTCAACATCTCAACCATTCAATTAAGTCTCTTTTTACACCTTTGACTTCTTATGAATACCATGGATTCTTGTCCGTTCTTAATCTAAAATACCAGTCTTGAAATCTAAAGAAGTGCTATCTAGTGCCATTAATGTGTTGTTAACCACTGCATATTATAATAGCTGGTGGTTTATTGTAGAGCTAGACTACAATAAAGCTTATTGAAACAGTGTCACCATTATAGTGTTGATCCACCAGAGGGCATTGACAAGTTGATTTTTCAACTGCAAAACATCCTGTTCAGTATATACAGTGAtcacaataatgaaaaatatacatatatttaaaaggGTATCAACATTTTGTggtaaattatgttaaaaaaaaatgtgattatcaGTCATCAAGCCAATAACTcgtaaacattttttaagttcCTAAATATCGAGTTTAGCATTGGCTACTAAAATCCAGTATTGGTTGGGctatatgtttttgttacttgGATGTACAAGATATTTTTAGAAATGGTGTTGGGAGGATATgtgaatacattaaaaaaaaaacagttgttcTAAAGATGACATATGTAGGCTAGGAACGGGAGCATCTGAAGCTGTTCTACTTCTAACTGAAGCACATTGCAAAACCAAACTAGAACCCTCAACAAGAAATTAAATTACCAAAAATAAGAAAGAGACAGTGGGCCGGAGGCTACTGGTTTAAGTAGAAGTAGTAATGTTGGAGTATATTTACATGTTGTCAGAGACTAGAAAGAAGGAGATCAAGGTTCTTGAAGAAGAAAAGCATCATTTGACATGctattttacttgttttgttcttGGTCTCTTGTCGCCAGCTTGGTACAAACATggaaaacacagattttgaggacacacagggacagatggaaagaaagaaaatacaatgttgCCTAAACATTGTAAAAGCTTAGATAAATAAAGCTCGAGTGACACAATACGCAcgaggagagagatgggaggggTGATGCTGTTGCTCTCTCGTCACTGTTTCTCACTGATTTTGCAATCTCACTGTGCTGCATTGGACCAGCTGAGCAAAACGATTGGAGTGAGTGACTTTTGTAAGGTAGCAAGGGTGAGATGAGAATGATCAACAACATtcccatgtactgtatgcctCCTTTGCTGTGTGACGCCGTATCTGCTGTCCTTAGCCATGTCAGTCCATATTTGCTGCATTTGTGCTTGTCGGACATTGACCTTGACTGTTTTCTGAGCAAAGTGTAACAGTATGCGCGAAACAGAGGACAAAAGCTTGGGAATGTTAGAAGCAGTGCAGAAAATACAGCTTCCTCTGAAACCATCCATCTTATTCAGGTGTCAGTGTTATGTTTTCTCCCTCTAACCTCTGCATATGTGTACTGGCACTTTGCAGGCATGTAGTTTACACATCACACACTAGATGGAAGCATTAAGCACAAGGTAATGTTAATTAATGGTgtaaaaagagagggagagaacgGACCTGCATTACAGTCTGTCCTTGACCTGCTGGAATGATGTACTGCAATATATAACTAACTGCAGGTGAAATACCTGCTAAGAGAAACAATAATTAGGCATGGCAGTTTTCATCTGTTTGGATTGGTGGAAGTGAGAtttaaagcctctgaacacccacacaagtgttttcagttattcCTGCTGATTACACTGCTCAGGTTGAAGGTGGGCCTGAGCTTTGTGGGGAACTTAATAGGTCACAAATTCTTTCTACTAATAAGGATGATAAAGCTGTCATCGCCCCGCACTAACAGGTGCAACAACACTAACAGTGGACTCAGGAAGATGTCCATCACTCAGTTTAACCACACCATCACAGTCCGGGAAGAAGTGTCCAATGAGCCacattaactgaaaacacctgtgtgtttAATGACTGGGACTTCCTGATGCCGTGTGACTGTTGTGTTACAGTTCATACAAGAGTCATCTAACAATACATCCTCAGTTATTACTGTAATGTCACAGAAAGGACACATTACAtgtggtgtatgtgtgttctcAAGATCATGAGAatgtaacatgttttaaaatgctcAATGGGACAAATAATCTATGATGTTTGCCtatttacagtggtgtgaaaaagtgtttgcccccttcctcatttcctgttcctttgtatgtttgtcacacttaagtgtttcggaacatcaaaccaatttaaacaatagtcaaggaaaacacaagtaatcacaaaatgcagtttgtaaatgaaggtgtttattattaaaggtgaaaaaaaatccaaaccatcatggccctgtgtgaaaaagtgattgccccctaaacctaataactggttgggccacccttagcagcaacaactgcaaccaagcgtttgcgataacgtgcaatgaggcttttacagcgttctggaggaattttggcccactcatctttgcagaattgtcctaattcagttacattagagggttttcgaacatgaacagcctttttaaggtcataccacaatatatcaataggattcaggtcaggactttggctaggacactccaaagtcttcattttgtttttcttcagccattcggtggtggacttgctggtgtgtttaggatcattgtcctgcNNNNNNNNNNNNNNNNNNNNNNNNNNNNNNNNNNNNNNNNNNNNNNNNNNNNNNNNNNNNNNNNNNNNNNNNNNNNNNNNNNNNNNNNNNNNNNNNNNNNtccatacggggatttgaaccagtgaccctccggttcccaacccaactccctatggactgagctactgccacccccaataataaacaccttaataataaacaccttcatttacaaattgcattttgtgtttacttgtgttgtccttgactattgtttaaattggtttgatgttccgaaacacttaagtgtgacaaacatgcaaaggaacaggaaatgaggaagggggcaaacactttttcacaccgcTGTAGTTGTAGCCTGTATGTTAACTTAGAATAATTACAAAATGGTTATACATTTGAATAATCAGGTGACTTGATTGGATTAACCTCACATAAAAGATCTTTTAAATcttgttttccagtgttttgcTATTTATTAGGCATATTTACTGTTACTGTCTATGAACCTACTCAGTCATGTAGAGACTTGTTTTGTGATGTGACCACAAAATGAGTCCAAGATGCAGGTATTAGAGCAGTGTGAATAGTTTACGCAGCATATcttgcaaagaaagaaagaaaagtaatcAGTAGTCAATCATTCTTCTACCCGCACAAAAAATAAGGGTTGAGATCACAGGATTTATGACAATagctatcttttttttgttagaatGAACAGAAGAAATACATTAAGATGCAGCAAGATTAATTATGTGGTTTGGTTATCTAGAAAACAACTGAAATTTGAGGACTAGTACAACATTTTGGGAATATGCTTGTTTGCTTACTTGCAAAGTTTGAGAAGATAGATTCAGAGAGAAGATTGGTTCAGATACGCCAATAGAGAGTGGTATCAACCTTCTCATCTGATTGTCAGCAGGAAAGCCGGTgcacatttcacaaaatgttgaactattgcTTTTAAGCAGACTTGTGCACTGTAAAGTTGATTTGTACCCTGGCCTGTCTTACCTTGTGTTTTCTATTCCCTTTCCTCCTCAGGTCTGTGGTCTGTTCAGGCCCTTGAGATGTCTGTGGGGAAGATTCCCTTCCTCCAGGCAGTGAATGGCAGCACGGTCATGTTGCCTTGCACATATGCCAGCTGCATCGGCATCGAGGACCTCTACTTCAGCTGGCAATTCAATGACAACGGCACCATGCAGAAGGTAAGAACCCTTTTTTTGAGAGAAAGATCCATTTCCAGGTAACTTCTTTGGTTGTTTTGGATGATTGACAGCTTTTTGGTCCTACCAGGTGTGTGATTCAGTGATAGCGTCGGAGACGGCGGTGCCACATGTGAATATATATCGAGAGCGGGTGGAGTTTGTGGGGATGAATCGTAACAACAACATCTCCATCTTGCTGTGGAACATCACCTTTGAGGACGGAGGCCAGTACACTTGTTTTGGACGCAACCCCAAAGAGAAGGGAAGAAACCACAGTACCATCTTCACCCTAGTTGTGGTGGACGAGTGTGAGTGGTCAAGACCCATGCTGCAATGTGTGCTCAAATTTATGAGGGATGGTTCTGGtttattttccctttcattttaCATATAAACGGGGTCTTCAggtgaaattgtatttttattagttCTTCTACATATACGCAGTAGACATAGTTTTTCAAGACCTACCCAAGTTATCTTAttcctctgaggacaaaagacgcACTGGCAAGTCAAAGCAATGTTTGACAAGCTCCTACCCAAAAAGTGAtattaaaaaatttaattttagaaatttatttactattttctttGTATATTACACTAGTTTTATGAACACAATACTTGTGTAAACTTGGTTCAAGCAGCAAAACAATTGAGTTTAGTTATGTTTTTACAAGAGATTAGAGACATATTTCAGCTTCAGGGCCAAATGATCTCTTCATACATTGCTCTGGAACAATTGTAGGTGTCACTATACGGAAAGCTGAGTATGTTCTGGACattttgatataaaacaaaTGGATCAGTTGTATGCAAACACCCTTAAAAGTAGCAGAGAAGATATCTAAAAATGACCTTGGACCTAAGAGGGTTAAACCAGCCCATTTTTCATCTagctgcacacacaaaaatctgcAACTTTCAGCAACAAATGAATTAGACTTCTTTTTCTTACTCCTTTTGGGACAACTCCCGCAAGGTATTTGAAATTTGCCGCAGCAGCTCacaaaaaggtataaaaaagcagtattaaaataacaacaataacaatgataaataataacaataaaacctaATAATGTATAAAAAGATATTTCACATAAATTAGTAGTTAAGAGCAGTTAGAGTGTCCAGGTATGTATGTGATTCC from Etheostoma cragini isolate CJK2018 chromosome 13, CSU_Ecrag_1.0, whole genome shotgun sequence harbors:
- the scn4bb gene encoding sodium channel, voltage-gated, type IV, beta b, producing MEVQWVGVEVPRLSPPHTAVGLIFSMLLGLWSVQALEMSVGKIPFLQAVNGSTVMLPCTYASCIGIEDLYFSWQFNDNGTMQKVCDSVIASETAVPHVNIYRERVEFVGMNRNNNISILLWNITFEDGGQYTCFGRNPKEKGRNHSTIFTLVVVDELRVVDNTLTILIASAVGGGIAALMGFMLLKNFTLYVLARLEEKNKECLVTSSGIDNTENGLSGSKADSKPTPKKK